The genomic interval ATTAAGGGCGAATTTTGAAAAAGGACCGAAAATGAAGCATATTCTTGCCAAAACCGCCCTCATCGCCCTCGCAGGAACCCTTTCTGCGACCGCAGCGACACTCCCCACCGCCAAGGAAGTCCAAGCCAAAATGGGCATGGGTTTCAATGTCGGTAACTCGATGGAAGTGCCTAACAATCCCACGGCTTGGGGCAACCCCTACCCGACTCAGGCTTTGCTCGATTCCGTGAAGGCGGCAGGATTCAACACGGTCCGTATTCCCTGCGCCTGGGACAGCCACACCAGTGGCGGCAAGGTCACCGAAACCTGGCTTGACTCCGTGAAAACGGTGGTTGACTACGCCATGCGCGCAGGCCTCTACACGATTTTAAATATCCACCACGAAGGTGAAGGCGGTTGGTTCCAGAGCAACATCGGTACAAGCGTCAACCAGACGATTGACAACAAGATGAAGACTTACTGGACGCAGATTGCGAACAAGTTCAAGGATTACAATGAACGCTTGATGTTTGCAGGCGCCAACGAACCCGGCCCAAACATTAACACGTGGACATCGCAGCATGTATCCACGCTGATGCATTACTACCAGACGTTCATTGACGCAGTCCGCGCCACAGGCGGCAACAATGCCACCCGTACTCTGATTATTCAGGGTTTGAACACCGACATCGACAAGTCCGTCGCGAACGCCCCGGTGACAACCTTCCCGAAAGACAACGTTGAAGGCCGCCTGATGTTCGAAGTGCATTACTATGATCCGTACCAGTACACGCTTATGACAAGCCAGCAGGACTGGGGCGCAAGCGAACCCATTTTGCCGCAGTACTACTATGGCGACTACACCAAGGCCGGCGAACCCAAGCGCAACGCGGGCTACAACGCCTGGGCAGGCTCTGTGGATTCCAAGCTCGGAAGCATTGTGCACCCGCAAGAACAATTCGCCAAGATGAAGACGAACTACGTGGACAAGGGCTACCCGGTCATCGTAGGTGAATTCGGCGCCAACGTCCGCAGCCCGGAATTGAGCGGTAATGACCTGAACACCCATAAGCAGGGCCGCGTGCAGTGGCACAAAGACGTGGTGAGCGCCGCCAAGCAGTACGGGCTCACGCCGATTCTCTGGGACATGGGCAACGAAAGCAACTCCAGCTACGACAACATGGCCTACATCCGCCGTCAATCTTCGCCGGTGGGCAAGGTTCTTGAAACCGACGTCATCAACGCCATGCGCAGCGTATACAACCTCGGCAACTATAACAACACCGGCGTGACCCACGTAGAAGACTTTATCACCGGCGGAAACACCACGCCGGCATCCAGTTCGAGCGTCGTGGCTTCTAGCTCCAGCGTTGTGGTTTCCAGCTCCAGCACTCCCACGACGACAATCATCGCCGGCCTGAATTCTACGGTGCAGTTCACCCGCAACGGCAACATGCTTTATTCCAACAAGCCCATCCGCCTGTTCGACATCAACGGAAACCAGATTCGCTCGGCCAAAAAGAGCGCCGGACGAGCCGAACTTTCGCTCGCAGGGCTCCATCAGGGCGTTTACCTGGCCAAGAGCGCCAACAAGACGTTGCTTGTTGATGTGAAATAAAAACCTCTACACCAAACAAATCTTTCCTCATTAACAGAAATTGCCGATTTTCGCAAAAAATCGGCAATTTTCATTTTCAAACGTAACTGTAAGTTTACATTTGTTGAGAAATCTGCACCGCAATTTTTCAACGCCGACACAATTTTATTTACATCAACACCCGCAGAATTTAATTTCAATACAAAGACTAAGATGTTTGGTATCTAGGCTTAATAACGGGGGCAACCCCAAAAGGAGCAAAAAATGAAACTTTACGGACTCTTCGGAATCGCCTGCGGCATGACGCTGCTTGCAAGCACTGCGGCATTTGCCCTCCCCAAGGCAACCGATATTTACCCCGACATGGGTCTCGGCTACAACATCGGTAACACGATGGAAGTTCCCAAGAACCCGACCGATTGGGGCAACCCCTTCCCGGATGCCGCTTACGTGAAGGCAATCAAGGACGCCGGCTTCAACACCGTGCGTATTCCTTGCGCATGGGACAGCCACGCTTCTAACGGCACCATTAACGCCGGCTGGCTTGACTCCGTAAAGACTGTCGTCGACCTCGTGATCGGCAACGGCATGTACGCCATTTTGAACAGCCACTGGGATGGTGGTTGGCTCGAAGACCACGTTTTTGACGGCGAAGGCTATGACAAGACCGGCCTCGTGAACAGTTCCGCGGCAACAGTCGCTGCCAAACAGGAAAGCTACTGGAAGCAGATCGCTACCAAGTTCGCCGAATACGACGAACACTTGATTTTCGCCTCTGCCAACGAACCAGGCGTGAATGACCCATGGAACGGCGGCTCCGATAACGGCCAGTGGGCATTCAACGAAGCCCGTATGCA from uncultured Fibrobacter sp. carries:
- a CDS encoding glycoside hydrolase family 5 protein is translated as MKHILAKTALIALAGTLSATAATLPTAKEVQAKMGMGFNVGNSMEVPNNPTAWGNPYPTQALLDSVKAAGFNTVRIPCAWDSHTSGGKVTETWLDSVKTVVDYAMRAGLYTILNIHHEGEGGWFQSNIGTSVNQTIDNKMKTYWTQIANKFKDYNERLMFAGANEPGPNINTWTSQHVSTLMHYYQTFIDAVRATGGNNATRTLIIQGLNTDIDKSVANAPVTTFPKDNVEGRLMFEVHYYDPYQYTLMTSQQDWGASEPILPQYYYGDYTKAGEPKRNAGYNAWAGSVDSKLGSIVHPQEQFAKMKTNYVDKGYPVIVGEFGANVRSPELSGNDLNTHKQGRVQWHKDVVSAAKQYGLTPILWDMGNESNSSYDNMAYIRRQSSPVGKVLETDVINAMRSVYNLGNYNNTGVTHVEDFITGGNTTPASSSSVVASSSSVVVSSSSTPTTTIIAGLNSTVQFTRNGNMLYSNKPIRLFDINGNQIRSAKKSAGRAELSLAGLHQGVYLAKSANKTLLVDVK